The Glandiceps talaboti chromosome 9, keGlaTala1.1, whole genome shotgun sequence genome window below encodes:
- the LOC144440396 gene encoding T-lymphocyte activation antigen CD80-like, which produces MAFKTRRASFGTICFVYIIGLTKYGLCTTQVVKESQGDTTLGCKYGVPSTPYTRVTIDWRKETADGMDPTLITVVDFELKGKADHRYDATTSGSLVIQKLRHSDEGTYKCIVIFRLVEPVDGNGYHTEVSEVQLQIIGDIKELSVYPKRRTYVDDSPTIICEAVSSKPNIALKWAFDGDDIQPNYVIQNSEEENEEGLMNSVSLLLLQLSKDTQYYDINVTCTAIQEETDIRMTKSILVYLDQVKDVSGDSCECKKDRKNRKERKRKDRKRSRGNKKNRRG; this is translated from the exons ATGGCGTTCAAGACCAGACGAGCAAGTTTCGGAACAATCTGTTTTG TTTACATCATTGGTTTGACCAAGTACGGACTATGTACAACGCAAGTTGTTAAAGAAAGTCAGGGTGACACTACGCTTGGATGCAAGTATGGTGTACCTTCAACACCGTACACGAGAGTGACGATAGACTGGCGAAAGGAAACAGCAGACGGTATGGATCCAACACTCATTACCGTGGTTGATTTCGAGCTGAAGGGTAAAGCAGACCATCGGTACGATGCTACCACTTCAGGTTCGTTGGTGATACAGAAACTGAGACACAGTGACGAGGGTACCTACAAGTGTATAGTTATATTTCGTCTTGTGGAGCCTGTAGACGGTAATGGGTACCATACTGAAGTTAGTGAAGTACAGTTACAGATCATAG gtGACATTAAGGAACTCTCGGTGTATCCAAAGCGACGTACATACGTGGATGACAGTCCAACTATTATTTGTGAAGCAGTGAGCAGCAAACCTAACATTGCTCTGAAGTGGGCCTTTGACGGAGATGATATACAGCCTAATTACGTCATTCAAAACTCTGAAGAAGAAAATGAAGAAGGACTGATGAATAGCGTCAGCCTGTTATTATTGCAGTTGTCAAAAGATACACAATATTATGATATCAACGTGACATGTACGGCAATACAGGAGGAGACAGACATACGTATGACCAAGTCAATACTGGTTTACCTAGACCAGGTTAAAG ACGTCAGTGGTGACAGTTGCGAGTGCAAAAAAGATCGCAAAAATCGTAAGGAACGAAAACGGAAGGATCGTAAAAGGTCACGTGGAAACAAGAAGAACAGACGAGGCTGA
- the LOC144440153 gene encoding uncharacterized protein LOC144440153 isoform X2 translates to MQVCVQVFKLVCGNAGDTFCEIVPSGQEIAVNDVDSITYAVQLTMPMTSSSEFHLTLMSKDRDSSDIYRTVLQDIHGAGISGTCYSLESHFQIDSQLGSVAVKLHHCARKDNVSHKLHVLQLDSKDGRIVGDCNAENVITVTRNTLSISTPQDIIPGQQGTTARTDSLEVVDHEVATAQAITIHHEDDDEGDSEKHISGLVIGITCFFVVIVVGLLLVLILVLKNKRRRTHNPVTPV, encoded by the exons ATGCAAG TGTGTGTGCAGGTGTTTAAATTAGTATGTGGCAATGCAGGTGACActttttgtgaaattgttcCGAGCGGTCAGGAGATCGCTGTTAATGACGTTGACTCTATTACATATGCAGTACAATTAACAATGCCGATGACTAGTTCAAGTGAATTTCACCTCACGCTAATGTCAAAGGATAGGGACAGCAGTGACATATATAGGACGGTTTTGCAAGATATCCATGGCGCTGGAATATCAGGGACGTGTTATTCCTTAGAAAGCCATTTCCAGATTGATTCACAGCTGGGATCAGTGGCTGTGAAACTGCACCACTGTGCCCGTAAAGACAATGTTTCCCATAAGCTGCATGTTCTTCAACTAGACAGTAAAGACGGCAGGATTGTAGGCGACTGTAATGCAGAGAATGTGATCACAGTTACAAGGAATACCTTATCGATATCTACACCGCAAG ATATCATCCCGGGTCAGCAGGGAACTACTGCACGAACTGACAGCCTTGAAGTTGTCGACCACGAAGTAGCAACAGCTCAAG CCATCACAATTCAccatgaagatgatgatgaaggtGACTCAGAGAAACACATCTCCGGTTTGGTAATAGGAATAACCTGTTTCTTTGTCGTTATTGTGGTCGGACTGTTACTGGTGCtaattttggttttaaaaaacaaGAGAAGAAGGACACATAATCCTGTCACTCCAGTTTAG
- the LOC144440153 gene encoding uncharacterized protein LOC144440153 isoform X1: protein MVTKHILRLVLQLNVCVQVFKLVCGNAGDTFCEIVPSGQEIAVNDVDSITYAVQLTMPMTSSSEFHLTLMSKDRDSSDIYRTVLQDIHGAGISGTCYSLESHFQIDSQLGSVAVKLHHCARKDNVSHKLHVLQLDSKDGRIVGDCNAENVITVTRNTLSISTPQDIIPGQQGTTARTDSLEVVDHEVATAQAITIHHEDDDEGDSEKHISGLVIGITCFFVVIVVGLLLVLILVLKNKRRRTHNPVTPV from the exons ATGGTTACCAAACACATTTTAAGATTAGTATTACAACTTAACG TGTGTGTGCAGGTGTTTAAATTAGTATGTGGCAATGCAGGTGACActttttgtgaaattgttcCGAGCGGTCAGGAGATCGCTGTTAATGACGTTGACTCTATTACATATGCAGTACAATTAACAATGCCGATGACTAGTTCAAGTGAATTTCACCTCACGCTAATGTCAAAGGATAGGGACAGCAGTGACATATATAGGACGGTTTTGCAAGATATCCATGGCGCTGGAATATCAGGGACGTGTTATTCCTTAGAAAGCCATTTCCAGATTGATTCACAGCTGGGATCAGTGGCTGTGAAACTGCACCACTGTGCCCGTAAAGACAATGTTTCCCATAAGCTGCATGTTCTTCAACTAGACAGTAAAGACGGCAGGATTGTAGGCGACTGTAATGCAGAGAATGTGATCACAGTTACAAGGAATACCTTATCGATATCTACACCGCAAG ATATCATCCCGGGTCAGCAGGGAACTACTGCACGAACTGACAGCCTTGAAGTTGTCGACCACGAAGTAGCAACAGCTCAAG CCATCACAATTCAccatgaagatgatgatgaaggtGACTCAGAGAAACACATCTCCGGTTTGGTAATAGGAATAACCTGTTTCTTTGTCGTTATTGTGGTCGGACTGTTACTGGTGCtaattttggttttaaaaaacaaGAGAAGAAGGACACATAATCCTGTCACTCCAGTTTAG
- the LOC144440153 gene encoding uncharacterized protein LOC144440153 isoform X3: MPMTSSSEFHLTLMSKDRDSSDIYRTVLQDIHGAGISGTCYSLESHFQIDSQLGSVAVKLHHCARKDNVSHKLHVLQLDSKDGRIVGDCNAENVITVTRNTLSISTPQDIIPGQQGTTARTDSLEVVDHEVATAQAITIHHEDDDEGDSEKHISGLVIGITCFFVVIVVGLLLVLILVLKNKRRRTHNPVTPV; the protein is encoded by the exons ATGCCGATGACTAGTTCAAGTGAATTTCACCTCACGCTAATGTCAAAGGATAGGGACAGCAGTGACATATATAGGACGGTTTTGCAAGATATCCATGGCGCTGGAATATCAGGGACGTGTTATTCCTTAGAAAGCCATTTCCAGATTGATTCACAGCTGGGATCAGTGGCTGTGAAACTGCACCACTGTGCCCGTAAAGACAATGTTTCCCATAAGCTGCATGTTCTTCAACTAGACAGTAAAGACGGCAGGATTGTAGGCGACTGTAATGCAGAGAATGTGATCACAGTTACAAGGAATACCTTATCGATATCTACACCGCAAG ATATCATCCCGGGTCAGCAGGGAACTACTGCACGAACTGACAGCCTTGAAGTTGTCGACCACGAAGTAGCAACAGCTCAAG CCATCACAATTCAccatgaagatgatgatgaaggtGACTCAGAGAAACACATCTCCGGTTTGGTAATAGGAATAACCTGTTTCTTTGTCGTTATTGTGGTCGGACTGTTACTGGTGCtaattttggttttaaaaaacaaGAGAAGAAGGACACATAATCCTGTCACTCCAGTTTAG